Proteins encoded together in one Stutzerimonas stutzeri window:
- the clpK gene encoding heat shock survival AAA family ATPase ClpK yields MARKQCQVCGQPATVRVEANLNGRHSTMLLCDDHYRQLVRQQKRTVSPLEALFGSRSGLFEDFLGSDFFRIGDDATPFAADTDDVVDSVFGEPAAAGSGAPRRRGSGLASRISEQSEALLQEAAKHAAEFGRSEVDTEHLLLALADSDVVKTILGQFKIKVDDLKRQIESEAKRGDKPFEGEIGVSPRVKDALSRAFVASNELGHSYVGPEHFLIGLTEEGEGLAANLLRRYGLTPQALRQQVSKVVGKGAEDGRAETPTNTPELDKYSRDLTKMARDGKLDPVIGRAQEIETTIEVLARRKKNNPVLIGEPGVGKTAIVEGLAQRMVAGEVPETLRDKRLVELNINAMVAGAKYRGEFEERVQKVLKEVTEHQGEMILFIDEVHTIVGAGQGGGEGGLDVANVFKPMMARGELNLIGATTLNEYQKYIEKDAALERRFQPVMVPEPTVAQTMMILRGLRDTFEAHHKVSITEDAIIAAAELSDRYITARFLPDKAIDLLDQAAARVKLSATARPVAVQELESELHQLRREQDYMASRKQYDKAAELGKRIEAKEAELKKLIEDWERERASGSAEVKAEHVAQIVSRLTGIPVNELTVEEREKLLHLEQRLHERLVGQDEAVRAVADAVRLSRAGLREGSKPVATFLFLGPTGVGKTELAKALAESIYGDEHALLRIDMSEYGERHTVARLVGAPPGYVGYDEGGQLTEKVRRKPYSVLLLDEIEKAHPDVYNILLQVFDDGRLTDGKGRVVDFTNTIIIATSNLGSDIIQRRLKARGAAGEEYEKTKAEVMDVLRGHFRPEFINRIDEIIVFHALGKEEIRHIVGLQLDRVARSAASQGVTLRFDQTLIDHFAEEGYKPEFGARELKRLIRSELETALAREMLGGGIGKGDHASARWDDKAERVVFERHESPQTPAEPEQPDAAKAAEAPHGDAGKGSRKKKSASDAS; encoded by the coding sequence ATGGCCAGAAAACAATGCCAGGTCTGCGGCCAACCCGCCACCGTGCGGGTGGAAGCCAATCTCAACGGTCGTCACAGCACCATGCTGTTGTGCGACGACCATTACCGCCAACTGGTGCGCCAGCAAAAGCGCACCGTCTCGCCGCTGGAAGCCTTGTTCGGCTCGCGCAGCGGCCTGTTCGAGGACTTCCTCGGCAGTGACTTCTTCCGCATCGGCGACGACGCGACGCCCTTTGCCGCCGATACCGATGACGTGGTCGATTCCGTGTTTGGCGAACCCGCCGCCGCAGGTTCGGGTGCACCGCGCCGGCGCGGCAGTGGGCTGGCCAGCCGCATCAGCGAACAGTCGGAAGCCCTGCTGCAAGAGGCCGCCAAACACGCTGCCGAATTTGGCCGCTCCGAGGTGGATACCGAACATCTGCTGCTGGCGCTGGCCGACAGCGACGTGGTCAAGACCATCCTGGGTCAGTTCAAAATCAAGGTCGATGACCTCAAGCGGCAGATCGAGTCCGAGGCCAAGCGCGGGGACAAGCCGTTCGAGGGCGAGATCGGCGTGTCGCCGCGCGTGAAGGATGCGCTCAGCCGCGCCTTCGTGGCCTCCAATGAACTCGGCCATTCCTATGTCGGTCCGGAGCATTTCCTGATCGGTCTGACCGAGGAAGGCGAAGGGCTGGCCGCCAACCTGCTACGCCGCTACGGCCTGACGCCGCAGGCGCTGCGCCAGCAGGTAAGCAAGGTGGTCGGCAAAGGGGCCGAGGATGGCCGCGCCGAGACGCCGACCAACACGCCCGAGCTGGATAAATACTCGCGCGACCTCACCAAGATGGCGCGCGACGGCAAGCTCGACCCGGTGATCGGCCGCGCGCAGGAGATCGAGACCACCATCGAGGTGCTGGCCCGGCGCAAGAAGAACAACCCGGTGCTGATCGGCGAGCCGGGCGTGGGCAAGACCGCCATCGTCGAGGGGCTGGCGCAGCGCATGGTGGCGGGCGAAGTGCCCGAGACGTTGCGCGACAAGCGCCTGGTGGAACTCAACATCAACGCCATGGTGGCTGGCGCCAAGTACCGCGGCGAGTTCGAGGAGCGCGTGCAGAAGGTGCTCAAGGAAGTGACCGAGCACCAGGGCGAGATGATTCTCTTCATTGATGAGGTGCATACCATCGTCGGTGCCGGCCAGGGTGGCGGCGAAGGCGGGCTGGACGTGGCCAACGTGTTCAAGCCGATGATGGCGCGCGGCGAACTGAACCTGATCGGCGCCACCACGCTTAACGAGTATCAGAAGTACATCGAGAAGGACGCCGCGCTGGAGCGTCGCTTCCAGCCGGTGATGGTGCCCGAGCCGACGGTAGCGCAGACCATGATGATCCTGCGCGGCCTGCGCGACACCTTCGAGGCGCACCACAAGGTCAGCATCACCGAGGATGCGATCATCGCCGCCGCCGAGTTGTCGGACCGCTACATCACCGCGCGCTTTTTGCCTGACAAGGCCATCGACTTGCTCGACCAGGCGGCCGCACGCGTGAAACTGTCGGCCACAGCCCGCCCGGTGGCGGTGCAAGAGCTGGAGTCCGAACTGCACCAACTGCGGCGTGAGCAGGACTATATGGCCTCGCGCAAGCAGTACGACAAGGCCGCAGAGCTCGGCAAGCGCATCGAAGCCAAGGAGGCCGAGCTCAAGAAGCTGATCGAGGACTGGGAGCGGGAGCGGGCCTCCGGCAGTGCCGAAGTCAAGGCCGAGCACGTGGCCCAGATCGTTTCGCGCCTGACCGGTATCCCGGTCAACGAGTTGACGGTGGAAGAGCGCGAAAAGCTGCTGCACTTGGAGCAACGGCTGCACGAGCGCCTGGTGGGACAAGACGAGGCGGTCCGTGCCGTGGCCGATGCCGTGCGGCTGTCTCGCGCCGGTCTGCGCGAAGGCAGCAAGCCGGTGGCTACCTTCCTGTTCCTGGGCCCGACCGGGGTGGGCAAGACCGAGCTCGCCAAGGCATTGGCCGAATCAATCTACGGCGATGAGCACGCCCTGTTGCGCATCGACATGTCGGAATATGGTGAACGCCACACCGTGGCGCGGCTGGTGGGCGCGCCTCCGGGCTATGTCGGTTACGACGAAGGCGGTCAGCTCACCGAGAAGGTCCGTCGCAAGCCCTACAGCGTGCTGCTGCTCGACGAGATCGAGAAGGCACACCCCGACGTCTACAACATCCTGCTGCAGGTGTTCGATGACGGCCGCCTCACCGACGGCAAGGGCCGGGTGGTGGATTTCACCAACACCATCATCATCGCCACGTCCAACCTGGGTTCGGACATCATCCAGCGACGGCTGAAGGCGCGCGGGGCGGCCGGCGAGGAGTACGAAAAGACCAAGGCCGAGGTGATGGACGTGCTGCGCGGCCACTTCCGTCCCGAGTTCATCAACCGCATCGACGAGATCATCGTCTTCCATGCGCTGGGCAAGGAGGAGATTCGCCACATCGTCGGCCTGCAGCTCGATCGCGTGGCACGCAGCGCCGCCAGCCAGGGCGTGACGCTCAGATTCGATCAGACCCTGATCGATCATTTCGCGGAAGAAGGCTACAAGCCGGAGTTCGGTGCGCGTGAACTCAAGCGCCTGATCCGCAGCGAGCTGGAAACCGCGCTGGCACGCGAGATGCTCGGCGGCGGAATCGGCAAGGGCGATCACGCCAGCGCACGCTGGGACGACAAGGCCGAACGCGTGGTGTTCGAACGCCATGAGTCACCGCAGACTCCGGCCGAGCCAGAGCAGCCGGATGCCGCGAAGGCGGCCGAGGCGCCGCATGGCGACGCGGGTAAGGGCTCGCGCAAGAAGAAGTCGGCGAGCGACGCGTCTTAA
- the hsp20 gene encoding small heat shock protein sHSP20, with product MDIDFKKLAPWNWFKKEQEEQQTVSSLPVQRNDLPAASGPVSPILQLHREIDRLFDDAFRGFGFPALAMPRLPSDWSGMLKPALDIQETDKQYKIALEVPGVEEKDIQITLDNDVLMVRGEKRQEQEKKEGGFHRVERSYGSFQRALNLPDDANQDSIKASFKNGVLTVTIDKREVSAPKQGRSIPING from the coding sequence ATGGATATTGATTTCAAGAAGTTGGCTCCCTGGAACTGGTTCAAAAAAGAGCAGGAGGAGCAGCAAACCGTCTCTTCACTGCCAGTGCAACGCAATGACCTACCGGCGGCGAGCGGGCCAGTCAGCCCGATCCTGCAACTGCATCGCGAGATCGACCGGCTGTTCGATGATGCGTTCCGGGGCTTCGGCTTTCCGGCGCTGGCCATGCCGCGGCTGCCATCCGATTGGTCGGGCATGCTGAAGCCGGCCCTGGACATCCAGGAAACCGACAAGCAGTACAAGATTGCCCTGGAAGTGCCCGGTGTCGAGGAGAAGGACATCCAGATCACCCTCGACAACGACGTGCTGATGGTGCGTGGCGAGAAGCGCCAGGAACAGGAGAAGAAGGAAGGTGGCTTCCACCGTGTGGAGCGCTCCTACGGCAGCTTTCAGCGTGCCTTGAACCTGCCTGACGACGCCAACCAGGATTCGATCAAGGCATCGTTCAAGAACGGGGTGCTCACGGTCACGATCGACAAGCGCGAGGTCAGCGCGCCGAAGCAGGGACGCTCGATCCCGATCAACGGCTGA
- the ftsH gene encoding ATP-dependent zinc metalloprotease FtsH — protein sequence MEKKNQWNTGYWIVAVLLLLTLQNYWQTAKTVEPVPYSEFEKALAEGRVAEVLVSDRSVTGRLKSPDSRGKTTIVATRVEPDLADRLSKYDVPYARVVESTWLRDVLSWILPAVAFFGVWFFLFRRFAEKQGMGGFLSIGKSRAKVFMEKNTGVTFADVAGVDEAKAELVEIVDFLKNPQDYGRLGARIPKGVLLVGPPGTGKTLLAKAVAGEAGVPFFSISGSEFVEMFVGVGAARVRDLFEQARGQAPAIIFIDELDALGRARGVGGPIGSHDEREQTLNQLLTELDGFDASVGLIILAATNRPEILDQALLRAGRFDRQVLVDRPDKKGRLDILKVHVKKVTLAPEVDLEQVAALTTGFSGADLANLVNEAALAATRRRAQAVELQDFTAAIERIVAGLEKKNRVLNPKERETVAYHEMGHALVALALPGTDPVHKISIIPRGIGALGYTLQRPTEDRFLMTRRDLEHKIAVLLGGRAAEKLVFGELSTGAADDLSRATDIARDMITRFGMDEGLGYIAFEAQRPRFLDTPELASGGCRVAESTQARIDQAIRDIVMGVFECAYGILDANRAVLERCARELLARETLDEADIRRLTEGLQRATSATAAEPAPPASTTHPGVST from the coding sequence ATGGAAAAGAAGAATCAATGGAACACCGGCTACTGGATCGTCGCCGTATTGCTGCTGCTGACGCTGCAGAACTACTGGCAAACGGCAAAGACCGTCGAGCCCGTGCCCTACAGCGAGTTCGAGAAGGCGCTGGCCGAGGGTCGAGTGGCGGAAGTGCTGGTGTCGGATCGCAGCGTGACCGGGCGTCTGAAGTCGCCGGACAGCCGGGGCAAAACGACGATCGTGGCGACCCGGGTCGAACCCGATCTTGCCGATCGCCTGTCGAAGTACGACGTGCCCTATGCCCGCGTGGTGGAGAGCACCTGGCTGCGCGATGTGTTGTCGTGGATCCTGCCGGCGGTGGCTTTCTTCGGCGTCTGGTTCTTCCTGTTCCGCCGCTTCGCCGAGAAGCAGGGCATGGGCGGGTTCCTCAGCATCGGCAAGAGCCGCGCCAAGGTGTTCATGGAGAAAAACACCGGTGTGACCTTTGCCGATGTGGCCGGCGTCGATGAGGCCAAGGCGGAGCTGGTCGAAATCGTCGATTTCCTGAAGAACCCGCAGGACTATGGTCGTCTTGGGGCGCGCATTCCGAAGGGCGTGCTGCTGGTCGGTCCGCCCGGCACCGGCAAGACCTTGTTGGCCAAGGCTGTGGCGGGTGAAGCGGGCGTACCGTTTTTCTCCATTTCGGGTTCGGAATTTGTCGAGATGTTCGTCGGGGTGGGCGCGGCGCGCGTGCGCGACCTGTTCGAGCAGGCACGCGGCCAGGCGCCGGCGATCATCTTCATCGACGAACTGGATGCGCTGGGCCGGGCGCGGGGTGTCGGAGGCCCCATCGGCAGCCATGACGAGCGCGAGCAGACGCTCAACCAGTTGCTGACCGAGTTGGACGGCTTCGATGCCTCCGTGGGGCTCATCATTCTGGCCGCGACCAACCGCCCTGAAATCCTCGATCAGGCGCTCTTGCGCGCCGGCCGCTTCGATCGCCAGGTGCTGGTGGACCGACCCGACAAGAAGGGCCGGCTCGACATCCTGAAGGTGCATGTCAAGAAAGTCACGCTGGCACCCGAGGTCGACCTCGAACAGGTGGCCGCGCTGACCACCGGCTTCTCGGGCGCGGATCTGGCCAATCTGGTCAACGAGGCGGCGCTGGCCGCAACCCGCCGCCGCGCGCAGGCCGTGGAGCTGCAGGACTTCACTGCCGCCATCGAGCGCATCGTGGCCGGCCTGGAAAAGAAAAACCGCGTGCTCAACCCCAAAGAGCGCGAGACCGTGGCCTATCACGAGATGGGCCATGCGCTGGTGGCGCTGGCGCTGCCGGGCACTGACCCGGTGCACAAGATTTCCATCATCCCGCGTGGCATCGGCGCCTTGGGTTACACCCTGCAGCGTCCGACCGAAGATCGTTTCCTGATGACGCGCAGGGATCTGGAACACAAGATCGCCGTGCTTCTGGGCGGACGCGCGGCCGAGAAGCTGGTGTTTGGCGAACTCTCCACGGGGGCGGCCGACGACCTGTCGCGGGCCACCGACATCGCCCGCGACATGATCACTCGCTTCGGCATGGACGAAGGCTTGGGTTACATCGCCTTCGAAGCGCAGCGACCGCGCTTCCTCGACACGCCCGAGTTGGCCAGCGGTGGCTGCCGGGTGGCCGAATCGACCCAGGCGCGCATCGATCAGGCCATCCGCGACATCGTGATGGGCGTGTTCGAGTGCGCCTACGGGATTCTCGATGCCAATCGTGCGGTGCTGGAGCGCTGTGCTCGCGAGCTCCTGGCGCGGGAAACGCTGGATGAAGCCGATATCCGTCGCCTGACCGAGGGGCTCCAGCGCGCCACCTCGGCTACGGCGGCCGAGCCGGCCCCCCCCGCATCTACAACCCATCCCGGAGTCTCGACATGA
- a CDS encoding PAS domain-containing protein encodes MNGPTIWLMVSLLANIGMAVALWRFVRTNRQRRDELKHRQQAQIDDKERIAIALEGAGLGFWEWDIATDSFRLSARSLAMFGLTSDEEVGATHAAWQARIHPEDLPVVLAKARAYQENPSERLECEYRVRHRSGVWIWVLDRGRWLGDAGRQLIVGTLLDISLLARKWSSSCCVWRSPTP; translated from the coding sequence ATGAACGGGCCGACCATTTGGCTGATGGTGTCGCTACTTGCCAATATTGGCATGGCGGTTGCACTATGGCGTTTTGTTCGTACCAATCGCCAGAGGCGTGACGAGCTGAAGCATCGCCAACAAGCGCAAATCGATGACAAGGAACGGATCGCCATCGCCCTGGAGGGCGCAGGGCTGGGATTCTGGGAGTGGGATATCGCTACCGACAGCTTCAGGCTTTCTGCCCGCAGTCTGGCGATGTTCGGCTTGACCTCCGACGAGGAGGTTGGCGCCACCCATGCCGCATGGCAAGCGCGTATTCACCCGGAGGATTTGCCGGTCGTTCTGGCAAAGGCGCGCGCTTACCAAGAAAACCCGTCGGAGCGATTGGAGTGCGAGTACCGCGTTCGTCATCGATCTGGCGTTTGGATTTGGGTGCTGGATCGCGGCCGTTGGCTGGGTGACGCGGGCAGGCAACTGATAGTCGGCACTCTGCTCGATATCTCTCTTCTCGCAAGGAAATGGAGCAGCAGTTGCTGCGTATGGCGATCACCGACCCCTTGA
- a CDS encoding transposase produces the protein MPPQRRTYSKSFKAQVIQECSEPGASIANIALGYSLNANLVHKWIRLHTQKTTAIQPAFIPLPSQMLGAGSHAQVRCCDHEFDPVGP, from the coding sequence ATGCCCCCTCAGCGCCGTACCTACAGCAAATCTTTCAAGGCCCAGGTCATTCAGGAGTGTTCTGAACCCGGTGCCTCCATCGCAAACATCGCCTTGGGCTACAGCCTCAATGCCAACCTCGTCCACAAATGGATTCGGCTGCATACCCAGAAAACCACGGCTATCCAGCCAGCGTTCATCCCGTTGCCTTCTCAAATGCTCGGCGCGGGATCGCATGCTCAAGTGCGCTGCTGCGATCATGAGTTTGATCCAGTCGGCCCGTAA
- the trxC gene encoding thioredoxin TrxC gives MPESRHERQPAHVCPHCQSVNRVPAAKLADQPNCGRCQQPLFTGAPIELTTATFTRHVERSDIPLLVDFWAPWCGPCKMMAPQFQQDARLLEPKVRLAKVDTEAEPQLATRFGIRSIPTLALFRGGREIARQAGAMGAKDIVRWASSAVVS, from the coding sequence ATCCCGGAGTCTCGACATGAGCGACAGCCTGCACATGTTTGCCCGCATTGCCAATCCGTCAACCGCGTACCGGCGGCCAAACTCGCCGACCAACCGAACTGCGGCCGTTGCCAGCAACCTTTGTTCACGGGCGCGCCCATCGAGCTGACCACGGCGACATTCACGCGCCACGTGGAGCGCAGCGACATTCCTCTGCTGGTCGATTTCTGGGCCCCCTGGTGCGGCCCCTGCAAGATGATGGCGCCGCAGTTCCAGCAGGACGCGCGCCTGCTGGAACCCAAGGTACGGCTGGCCAAGGTCGACACCGAGGCAGAGCCTCAATTGGCCACCCGCTTCGGCATCCGCAGCATTCCGACCCTGGCGCTGTTCCGGGGCGGGCGGGAGATCGCGCGTCAGGCCGGCGCCATGGGGGCAAAGGACATCGTGCGCTGGGCATCCTCGGCTGTGGTGAGTTGA